From Cannabis sativa cultivar Pink pepper isolate KNU-18-1 chromosome 8, ASM2916894v1, whole genome shotgun sequence, a single genomic window includes:
- the LOC115700944 gene encoding transcription factor bHLH100: MLAFSPPPPPLFSTNKPNNIVGWPFDDLTRFEDQNYLFSDYDQYPLLFLNTYNLHTLPPPSDQHNNHNHQRLEVDRSATPSSSTATAINSDLTMVEKKLNHNASERDRRKKVNHMYSALRSLLPPSDHTKKLSIPATVSRVLKYVPELQEEVESLVLKKEELLSKMNSMQQGKTITANQEIKKVKSIAPNSLSSISATQLSEKEIAVQILSYKADNDLLSEMLHNYENEGLSLLHASSFESIGGRLFHNLHLQAEVSYCMESGTTIDANLLSLHGNKEKLLVVQ; the protein is encoded by the exons ATGTTGGCTTtttctcctcctcctcctcctttgTTTTCAACCAATAAGCCCAATAACATTGTGGGATGGCCTTTCGATGATCTAACACGCTTTGAAGACCAAaactacttgttttcagactatGATCAATACCCTCTCTTATTTCTCAATACTTATAACCTCCACACTTTACCACCTCCGTCCGATCAACATAATAATCACAATCATCAACGGTTGGAAGTTGATCGCTCCGCTACGCCATCCTCATCCACGGCCACTGCCATTAATAGTGATCTGACTATGGTGGAGAAGAAGCTTAATCATAATGCTAGTGAGCGTGATCGAAGAAAGAAAGTCAACCATATGTATTCTGCTCTTCGTTCCCTACTTCCACCTTCAGATCATACg aaAAAATTGAGCATTCCGGCCACAGTGTCTCGTGTGCTAAAATACGTACCAGAGCTACAGGAAGAAGTGGAGAGTCTAGTTCTTAAAAAGGAAGAGCTATTGTCAAAAATGAATTCAATGCAGCAAGGGAAAACAATTACTGCTAATCAAGAGATTAAGAAAGTAAAAAGCATAGCTCCAAACTCATTATCCTCTATTTCTGCAACTCAACTCAGTGAGAAAGAAATTGCTGTTCAAATATTGTCTTATAAAGCCGACAACGACCTCTTGTCTGAAATGTTGCATAATTATGAAAATGAAGGCCTTTCATTACTCCATGCCTCTTCATTTGAGTCCATTGGAGGAAGGCTCTTCCATAATTTACATCTTCAG GCTGAGGTATCATATTGTATGGAAAGTGGGACTACCATAGATGCCAATCTTTTATCTCTTCATGGCAATAAGGAGAAGTTATTGGTTGTGCAATAA